The Sebastes fasciatus isolate fSebFas1 chromosome 22, fSebFas1.pri, whole genome shotgun sequence genome includes the window gtttagctctgagaatatctagtgaatgttcagtggacgtttgtgcagaaataactgctgcagctcctccagaccaacagaggtttcccgtgtcttgtgaagtgacggggctccgcagagagaaacgttatcgtctcccccgttccctccggccgcggtcgggaggctgaggcgggaaaagccaacactaggatcagcattgattcatggagagaccttggtctggtcagctaacattactgccaagcagctgagatatagagtgatattgtgcttttagctgacgtgtgtctcctcactgtgttgagagatgctccttcatgtctatatagagcgagcacaagcgccagcaacaggacgctgactttagttgacttaacggacacaggtgaagctgttaacaagacatttaggattcttacaaacaggccctttaattaaaaaacgACCATAACGgttaaaaactgttttaaaaaacattaaactaGTTGTTaattgcagctttaaaacacACAGACTTGTTGCTCCACATGAATCTCAGCTGTTCGGACTGTAAGTGGGACGACAACTGTGTTTGTGAGCCGAGAATAACATCCTCTGAACTCACAGGAGGATTATGGGTATCGGTGTTTTATTGCTGCTACtgaaacatgtgtgtgtgtgtgtgtgtgtgtgcgtgcaggcGGGTGGTGCTGCCATGCGCGTCGTTCTGCGAGGCGGCGAGGGAAGGCTGCGAGCCCGTCCTCCAGATGTTCAACGCCTCCTGGCCCGAGTTCCTGCGCTGCTCGCAGTTCAGCAACGTCACCTTTCCTACGTCGACACCATCGCCGCCATCGTCGCCATCGTCATCGCCATCATCGTCGCCATCGTCGCCATCCACGCCGACGGCAGTCCCCGCCCCTCACGCCTGTTACACGCCGAGACAGATCAAAGGGAAACCCTGTGAGTAGAAACatgttggtgtgtttttttttttttttgctttaaactGATCGGACGCTTCGATGACATCACtgctcatccctctctctgattggttggcaGCTGTGTGCGGCGGGAGGCACCACTTCCTGTGCGCGACGGGGATTTGCGTCCCTCAGAAACTGGTGTGCAACGGGTACAACGACTGTGACGACTGGAGCGACGAAACGCACTgcggtgagacacacacacacattcttgttttcattagtttgtgGGGTCCGCCGTTGCTTTGGTCACTttgtgagaacacacacacacacacacacacacacacacacacacacacacacacacacacacacacacaaacacacacacacacacacacacacacacacacacacacaaacacacaaacacatacacacacacacacacaaacacacacaaacacacaaacacacacactgcattgtGATCTGTATAAATAGCAGGGGGAGTCTTGAGCCCGTTGTCGTGGCGATGCGTTTGCAGGTGATTGATTGGACGACAATGGTGGAAGTTCCGGAatggtgtgtttgtatgtgtgtgtgtgtgtgtgtgacggaggtGGTCGTCATGGTGATATAAGGAGACTATAGGCCGAGACCACTGGaatgtaaagagagagagagttttccTTTTGTCTGTTTACGTCTCCCGCCCTCCGTCTGACCTCTATTGATGTTTACGGCCGTAAACGTCGTACACAAGAACAACTGAAGAAAGAAGGAATGAAAGAAGCGCTGAGAAAAACAGGAGATGAATGAGGAACAGACAGAAGAGGAAAGACTTAATAAGATAGGAGTATAAAACGAGAAGAAGACAATGAGACAATGaaactaaataataaatgaaacttCAGGAAGAGACAAAATGAGAAGAAGACGTTTAAATGTGAAGAAGACGAAATGGTGAACAAAAGTCTAAATAAGAAACAACTTATAAAATgaggagaaataaaaaataatgagagAAATTTGGACAAAAGAGACAAACTATATTAGAACcaaaaagacaaaatgagaAAGCAGAATAATGATTCAATGACAAAGTGAGTAAAAGACTAAATGACagaaagttaacgcgttaatgcaaattggttttaactccactaatttctttaatgctttcaatttttatgttgtagcggctcagttttaaagctagagtgaagatactggtattatatgaaactggtaaacctaaagaatccatcggtaccaacatGTCGGTTTTGGgcctttttttagacttttttgaAATGTGTTGGATTCTTTTTCTGActgtttttaagacatttttcaaacatgttttggactttttttttttcttttttttaaattcttcgGACATTTGTTTtctacatacatttgaatatatatcagactagcttgtcataaaggaggttaaataacgctaaggccaaatttacgcaaaattctggcgaggaaaaactgtcattttaattttttcaaaggggtcccttgacctctgacctccagatgtgtgaatgtaaatgggttctatgggtacccacgagtctcccctttacagacatgcccactttatgatcatcacatgcagtttggggcaagtcatagtcaagtcagcacactgacacactgacagctgttgttgcctgttgggctgcagtttgacatgttatgattggagcatattgttttatgctaaatgcagtacctgtgagggtttctggatcaatatctgtcattgttttgtgttgttaactgatttccaataataaatatatacatacatttgcataaagcagcatatttgtccactcccatgttgataagaggattaaatacttgactaatctcctttaaggttcatttagaacagataaaaaaatgtgattaatcgtgattaaatatttcaggcGGTTGACAGCCCTGCTGTATTATCTTCAtctcgctttaaaactgagccgttacaacttaaaaatgtgcgttaatgcgttaaagaaattagtggcgttcaaaTGAACTTGTGTGAACTTCGACCGCCCTGCTGGGGAGAGTTCACGTCTCAGTGCTGGAGTTTATGCAGCTGTTTGTTGACGGGTGAGTCTGAAACACCTGAACTCAGTAACTACTCgtgttctctctcttcagtgTGTACTGACGGAGAGTTTCGCTGCAGCACCGGTCGGTGTCTCTCGCCGGCGCTGGTGTGTGACGGCTACGACGACTGTGGAGACCTGAGCGACGAACTCAGCTGtggtgagaacacacacaccaatacacacacagtaacacacacagtaacacacagtaacacacagtaacacacagtaAGATACACTCGTAGTGACGCAGTTTGGCAGCTCAGGATCAGCTGTTGGATCGGAGCGAGAGGAAGTGTGAGCGAGGGAATCCACCACCTGTCCATctgccaacacacactcacagtatCATGTTGTCGGGGTTTCTCGTGTCCGTCAGCTGTTAACCCCCCCAACGAGGgaagcttttattttggtgaaCAGCTTCTCTGAAAACTATTATTCTACTTTAGCTTTAAATTATTCCCACTTTAAAGTAAAATGTGTGTTGTATTGTGATTCatagtgaatgtgtgtgttgtcagtgtGCGACGCGGCTCGTGAACATCGCTGTGGTGACGGTCGCTGTGTGTCCAGAGACTGGCTGTGTGACGGAGACCACGACTGTCTGGACAAGAGCGACGAGCTCAACTGCTGTGAGTCAATCACATTACTCTGTTTTAACAGCAGTTACATTAGTTACACTacagttacatcagttacattacagttacattacagttacattacagttacatcagttacattacagttacatcagttacattacagttacactacagttacatcagttacatcagttacattacagttacatcagttacattacagttacatcagttacattacagttacatcagttacattacagttacatcagttacattacagttacactacagttacatcagttacatcagttacattacagttacatcagttacattacagttacatcagttacatcagttacattacagttacattacagttacatcagttacattacagttacatcagttacattacagttacatcagttacattacagttacatcagttacattacagttacatcagttacattacagttacattacagttacatcagttacatcagttacattacagttacactacagttacatcagttacatcagttacattacagttacatcagttacatcagttacatcagttacattacagttacatcagttacattacagttacatcagttacatcagttacattacagttacattacagttacattacagttacatcagttacattacagttacattacagttacattacagttacattacagttacattacagttacatcagttacattacagttacatcagttacattacagttacatcagttacattacagttacactacagttacatcagttacatcagttacattacagttacatcagttacatcagttacattacagttacattacagttacatcagttacattacagttacattacagttacatcagttacactacagttacatcagttacatcagttacatcagttacatcagttacattacagttacactacagttacatcagttacatcagttacattacagttacattacagttacatcagttacattacagttacattacagttacatcagttacactacagttacatcagttacatcagttacatcagttacatcagttacattacagttacactacagttacatcagttacatcagttacatcagttacgtcagttacattacagttacatcagttacatcagttacatcagttacgtcagttacattacagttacattacagttacatcagttacatcagttacattacagttacattagttacactacagttacatcagttacatcagttacattacagttacattacagttacatcagttacatcagttacgtcagttacactacagttacatcagttacatcagttacatcagttacgtcagttacattacagttacattacagttacatcagttacatcagttacgtcagttacattacagttacattacagttacatcagttacatcagttacattacagttacattacagttacattagttacactacagttacattagttacatcagttacattacagttacattacagttacactagttacactacagttacatcagttacacTACAGTTACACTACAGTTAAATCAGTTACACtacagttacattacagttacactACAGTTACATTAGTTACACtacagttacattacagttacattacagttacactacagttacactacagttacactacagttacattacagttacattacagttacactacagttacactacagttacactacagttacatcagttacatcagttacgtcagttacatcagttacgtcagttacattacagttacattagCTACACTACAGTTACATCAGTTACgtcagttacattacagttacatcagttacattacagttacattacagttacactacagttacatcagttacattacagttacactacagttacactacagttacatcagttacgtcagttacatcagttacgtcagttacattacagttacattagCTACACTACAGTTACATCAGTTACgtcagttacattacagttacattagTTACgtcagttacattacagttacattacagttacattacagttacactacagttacatcagttacattacagttacactacagttacattacagttacatcagttacattacagttacattacagttacattacagttacactacagttacattacagttacactacagttacattacagttacattacagttacattacagttacattacagttacactacagttacatcagttacattacagttacactacagttacactacagttacactacagttacatcagttacatcagttacgtcagttacattacagttacatcagttacgtcagttacattacagttacattacagttacattacagttacattacagttacactacagttacatcagttacattacagttacattagttacactacagttacatcagttacattacagttacattacagttacattacagttacactacagttacactacagttacatcagttacactacagttacactacagttacactacagttacactacagttacactacagttacattacagttacactacagttacactacagttacactacagttacatcagttacactacagttacatcagttacattacagttacattacagttacattacagttacactacagttacattacagttacactacagttacattacagttacactACAGTTACACTACAGTTACACTACAGTTACATCAGTAACCGAGGCAGTCCAGATtcatgtgtttctactagacGAAGCTCGGCGAACATATTGAGTTGACTTCGCTCTGAATTTCTCTGATGTTTCTCGGCATTCAGCGACAGACTTGTCCTGATGAAATGAGGCGTAACCTCACAAAAACAACCAGGAAACTGGAGGCGTTGAAGCTTCTCTGCGTTCGTTTATCTGCATCAAATGTCAAGAGAACAAAGCTGAGACTTGAGTCATCGAGTGAAACATGACAAACACAGCTGAGTCACTCTCTGATGATTCACACTGCTTAAACTCACAGCTCTGTCCCTGGTTTAACAGCAATATAAccgttatatatttatatactgtgtgtgtgtgtgtgtgtgtgtgtgtgtgtgtgtgtgcagcctgtAAGAGTCAGGGTCTGCTGGAGTGCAGGAACGGTCAGTGCATCCCGTCTGCGTTTCGTTGTGACGGAGAGGACGACTGCAAAGACGGCAGCGACGAGGAGCActgcagcagagagcagagtgAGACATCTGTCCGTCAAACACCCATCTCTTCAtcccgtcttcttcttcttcttcttcttcttcttctctggttcttatggtttgtttctgtttgtgtgtgttatccAGCTCAGGGTGTGTGTGCTCCCGGTCAGCCCAGCTGTATCTCCACTTCCTGTCCGTCAGTGTGTGCCGGTGGCGGCGCCGCCTGCGACCACCGAACCAACTGCAGTGAGTCCTCACTCTGCAGCGAGAACCAGAGGTCCTCACGAGGTCCGCACATAAAGTGgtgactcttcttcttctctgtgtctCAGCTCGCTGTGAGTCCATCAGCCTGGAGCTGTGTATGAACCTGCCCTACAACCTCACCAGCTTCCCCAACTACCTGGGCCACCAGTCCCAGAGAGAGAGCTCCGTGTCCTGGGAGTCCTCCCTGTTCCCCGCCCTGGTCCAGACCGGCTGCTACCAGTACCTCATGTTCTACGCCTGCACACTGCTGGTGCCCAAGTGTGACCCGGTCAGCCTGCAGAAGGTCCCGCCCTGCAGGTCAGTAACTAGTTAGTTGGGTGggtgattggttggttggttgggtggttggttggttggttggttggttggttggttggttgggtagttggttggttggttggttggttggttggttggttgggtagttgggtggttggttggttgggtagttggttggttggttggttgggtggttggttgggtagttggttggttggttgggtggttggttggttgggtagtcggttggttggttggttggttggttgggtagttgggtggttggttggttgggtagttggttggttggttggttgggtggttggttgggtagttggttggttggttgggtggttggttggttgggtaGTCGGTTGGtggttgggtggttggttgggtggttgggtggttgggtggttggttgggtagttggttggttggttggttggttgggtagttggttggttggttggttgggtggttggttgggtagttggttggttggttgggtggttggttggttggttgggtggttggttgggtagttggttggttggttggttgggtggttggttggttggttggttgggtggttggttggttggttggttggttggttggttggttggttggttggttggttggttagttagtcagtctgtctgtcagcctgctctctctctctctctctctctctctctctctctctctctctctctctctctctctctctctctctctctctctctctctctctctcattctgtcCTCATGTCTCTCGTCCTCGCAGGTCGTTGTGTCGTAATGCGAAGGAGAAGTGTGAGTCGGTGCTCGGCATTGTGGGATTGCAGTGGCCCGAAGACTCCGACTGTAGTCAGTTtccagaggagggaggaaacacAACGTGTCTGCTGCCGGAGGACGGAGTCGACGGTACCGTCCGTCGGTTTATCTGTCCGTTTATCGGTTTATCGGTTTATCCCGATGTCGATGCTGAACGTgactctttatttctttattgttgtttgttgtttttggtgCGTTGCCGTGGTAACAGAGTGCTCCCCGAGCCACTTCAAGTGTCGGTCGGGCCGCTGCGTCCTGGCGACCAAACGCTGTGACGGACATCTGGACTGTGACGACCACAGTGACGAGGACAACTgtggtgagacacacacacacatttcaaaataagagtccTGTCTAACACATCCTGCTGTAGTAGAAGTATCTgcagtagtagcagaagtagtagtagtagtatctgcGGTAGTAGAGGTATCTGCATTAGTAGAAGTACctgtggtagtagtagtattagtagaagtatctgtagtagtattagtagtagtagtattagtagtagtaatagtagaagTATCTGTAGAAATAGTAGTAAAAGTATATGCAGTAGTAATAtctgcagtattagtagtataagtgtctgtagtagtagtagtagtagtagtactgtagtagtagtagtagtagtagtaatagtagtagcaccagtagtagtagtagtagtagtagtagtagtagtacctgtAGTAGTACCTGTAGTAGTACCTGTAGTAGTACCTGTAGTAGTACCTGTAGTAGTTGATGATGTCCTCTGTGTGTCAGGCTGTTCGGAGCGCTCTCTGTGGGAGTGTCCTGGCAGTAAGATCTGCATTAAAGCCAGTATGATCTGTGACGGGTTCCCAgactgccccctgctggtggaCGAGGCCAACTGCTGTGAGTTCATACAGTTTATACAGTTTATGTTACTGGTATCAGTGATGTTTTAGATTAATAACTGCTGgtgttaattattaataatgtttgtAATGTGTCCTCAGCGGTGTGCAGAGACAACGAGCTGTCCTGTAACAACCATCAGTGTGTCCATCGGACTCTGTGGTGTGACGGCAGGAAACACTGTTCAGACAGCTCCGATGAGTGGAACTGTGgtaccacaaacacacactgattaTATTCTAACAGTCACATGTGTCAGTAATTAAATATGACATCAGGATAATAAACGTATTGATCCGTCCTCTCTGCAGTGTCTCTGTCCGACCGGTCGGGTTCAGTACTGACGGTGTTCAGGACGGCAGCAGAGTACCAGGTGTGTGCAGACGAGTGGAACCACGAGCTGAGCAAACTGACCTGCAACCAGCTGGGACTAGGGTAAGgtcagtaacacacacacacacacacacacacacacacacacacacacacacacacagcatgcgTGACCGACGACGGGTCAACGACAATCTGCGTTGTTCCTCTCCAGAGTTCCCTCCTCTGTTTCCATGGTAGCCGAGCACCCTGGAGTCCCCGGCCGTCGTCGTTGGTTACACGTCCATCCTGAGTGGAACCTGAGGAACGGTTCTGCTCTGCAGGCCCGACTGGAGAAGAGGAGGTAACAGAACCCAGTTATGACATCACGAGAGAAAGTGGACAGATAACAGGATGACAGTAGATGTCTGTTtaaacactatatatatatatatatagatcatctggttaccatggtaacattaaacatctgtctgtctatcccTCAGTCATGCGTGTCATTCCAGGAGGAGAGTATCAGTGCTGTGTACCAGAGAAGGTAAGtcttatatcttatcttatctcatccATAAACGTCTCGTAAGAGACTACGACGACGGGAGGTAGAGGACGGTGACGGGAGGTAGACTACGACGACGGGAGGTAGACTACGACGACGGGAGGTAGACTACGGCGACGGGAGGTAGAGGACGACGATGGGAGGTAGACTACGACGACGAGAGGTAGACTACGACGACGGGAGGTAGACTACGACGACGGGAGGTAGACTACGACGACGGGAGGTAGAGGACGGTGACGGGAGGTAGACTACGGCGACGGGAGGTAGACTACGACGACGGGAGGTAGACTACGGCGACGGGAGGTAGAGGACGGTGACGGGAGGTAGACTACGGCGACGGGAGGTAGACTACGGCGACGGGAGGTAGAGGACGACGATGGGAGGTAGACTACGACGACGAGAGGTAGACTACGACGACGGGAGGTAGACTACGACGACGGGAGGTAGACTACGACGACGGGAGGTAGAGGACGGCGACGGGAGGTAGACTACGGCGACGGGAGGTAGACTACGGCGACGGGAGGTAGAGGACGGCGACGGGAGGTAGACTACGGCGACGGGAGGTAGACTACGGCGACGGGAGGTAGACTACGGCGACGGGAGGTAGAGGACGGTGACGGGAGGTAGACTACGGCGACGGGAGGTAGAGGACGGTGACGGGAGGTAGAGGACGGTGACGGGAGGTAGAGGACGGTGACGGGACATAAAGGATGACGACAGGATGTTGATGACGATGATAAGACGCAGACAATGACGGGTCTGATGAGTCTCTTGATGAACAGTAGCAGAGATAGACTAACACTCttgtctccgtctgtctgtcagagTGCGGGCTGCGCCCGACGGTGGGCGTCTACCCCCACAGGAATAAGAGGATTCTGGGAGGCCGGGTGTCCCGGCGGGGGGCGTGGCCGTGGCAATGCTCGCTGCAGAGCGGTCAGAGCGGTCACGTCTGCGGCTGCGTCCTCATCGACCGGCGGTGGGCTCTGACCGTCGCTCACTGCTTTGAGGGGTGAGACGGGGGAGGTGGCggcggcgggggggggggggtgtggcGGTATGTTAATGAGCTGATCTGGTTATTTTAATAAACGTTCATGTTTGTCTTCACTAGGAGGGAGAGTGCAGATCTGTGGAAGGTGGTGCTGGGTCTGAATAACCTGGATCATCCAGGTGTTCACAGTCAGAGCCGCGGAGTTCGCTCCATCATCGTTCACCCGCGCTACAACCGAGCCGTGGTCGACTACGACATCAGCGTGGTGCAGCTGGAATCCGAGGTCAGAGACTATTGATTATCAGTATCAACAGGACTTTACAGACGCCATTCCTGTTAGAACATCAGTAGTGTTGGTGGTTGTTTTCAGATCGAGGAGACACCGTTCGTCAGACCGGTGTGTCTTCCTGAGCCCGCCAAGCTTCCTTCTCCTGACTCCTACTGTTACATCAGCGGCTGGGGTCACATGGGCAACAGGAGTGAGTGTTCACGTAGACCGGTACTGATCGCTGTGATCAGAGAGCTGTAGATACTAAATGATGTCATTGATTATGTGTGTGTCCAGTGCCCTTTAAGCTGCAGGAAGGAGAGGTTCGGATCATCTCGCTGTCTCAGTGTCAGTCTTACTTCGACATGAAGACCATCACTCCCAGGATGCTTTGCGCCGGTTACGATGCTGGAACCGTCGACTCCTGCATGGTAACATCTGCACTGACAGCCGGTCGATTCCTGAACATACAGAACTGTGCAGGGTATttatagtatgtgtgtgtgtatgtgtgtgtgtgtgtgtgtgtgtgtgtgtgtgtgtgtgtgtgtgtgtgtgtgtgtgtgttcagggcgACAGCGGCGGCCCGTTGGTGTGCGAGGAAGGCAACGGTCGCTGGACGCTGTTCGGCCTGACGTCGTGGGGCAGTGTGTGCTTCAGTAAGGTGCTCGGACCCGGCGTGTACAGCAACGTGACGCACTTCACCCCCTGGATCCAACAACAGATCTACATCCACACGTACCTGAccgactgacacacacacacacaccttcagttCCTCTACCTGTGCCTATATCTATACTGATAGCCTTCAGATGCTAACTGCTAGATGAGCAGTAGTATAAACTAGTATTACAGATGCTAACTAGTTAGCTAGTAGAGCTGCAAGTAGACTTCATACGATTAACGTTCACCTAACACtgaataatgattatttttattactcTGGGTTTGTTTCTCAGAAACATGACGTAATAATAAACAACTACACACCTGATGAAGTCAACCGCTGCTGAATACTTCCTGttgaaatttaaatttaaaattagGACGTAGACGATTATGACAGGACTTATGAGGTGACGGAGGGACATAGGAGACACAGGCGACAATGTCTAGGCGTAGGCGACATCGACAAGACTTAGGCGACAATGTCAAGACGTAGGCGGCATCGACAGGATATAGGCGACAATTACAAGACGTAGGCGACAACGTCAAGGCGTAGGCGACAAGGTCAAGGCGTAGGTGACAACAACAAGACGTAGGCGACAACGCCAAGACGTAGGCGACAATGTCAAGGCGTAGGCGACAACGTCAAGACGTAGGCGACAACGTCAAGACGTAGGCGACAATGACGGGACGTAGGCGACAACGTCAAGACGTAGGCAACAACTTCAAGGCGTAGGCGACAACGTCAAGACGTAGGCGACAACGTCAAGACGTAGGCGACAACGTCAAGACGTAGGCGACAAGGACGGGACGTAGGAGACAAGGACGGGACGTAGGAGACAACAAAATGTTGTCGGCGAAACTGTCAAGGCCTAGGCAACAACAGAAGGCGTCGGTGACAACGTCAAGACGTAGGCGACAACGTCAAGGTGAAGGTGACGACAAGACATAGGCAACAACGACGGGACGTAGGCGACAACGTCAAGACGTAGGCGAAAATGACGGGACGTAGGCGACAACGTCAAGACGTAGGCGACAACGTCAAGGCGTAGGCGACAACGTCAAGGCGTAGGCGACAACGTCAAGGCGTAGGCAACAACGACAGGATGTAGGAGAcaacgacaggacgtaggagacaACAAAATGATGTAGGCGACAACGACAAGACGTAGGTGACAACGACAAGGCGTAGGCTACAACAACAAGGCGTAGGCGACAACGACAAGGCGTAGGCGACAACGACAAGACTTAGGCAACATCGACAAGGCGTAGGCGACAACGACAAGACTTAGGCGACAATGACAAGACGTAGGCGACAACGTCAAGGCGTAGGCGACATCGACAA containing:
- the corin gene encoding atrial natriuretic peptide-converting enzyme; the protein is MLPYNQTWLSSSVAVVKSSEVDMLLRFFSYLSRLSCYRHIMLFGCSLALPECFAADGTHNRRVVLPCASFCEAAREGCEPVLQMFNASWPEFLRCSQFSNVTFPTSTPSPPSSPSSSPSSSPSSPSTPTAVPAPHACYTPRQIKGKPSVCGGRHHFLCATGICVPQKLVCNGYNDCDDWSDETHCVCTDGEFRCSTGRCLSPALVCDGYDDCGDLSDELSCVCDAAREHRCGDGRCVSRDWLCDGDHDCLDKSDELNCSCKSQGLLECRNGQCIPSAFRCDGEDDCKDGSDEEHCSREQTQGVCAPGQPSCISTSCPSVCAGGGAACDHRTNCTRCESISLELCMNLPYNLTSFPNYLGHQSQRESSVSWESSLFPALVQTGCYQYLMFYACTLLVPKCDPVSLQKVPPCRSLCRNAKEKCESVLGIVGLQWPEDSDCSQFPEEGGNTTCLLPEDGVDECSPSHFKCRSGRCVLATKRCDGHLDCDDHSDEDNCGCSERSLWECPGSKICIKASMICDGFPDCPLLVDEANCSVCRDNELSCNNHQCVHRTLWCDGRKHCSDSSDEWNCVSLSDRSGSVLTVFRTAAEYQVCADEWNHELSKLTCNQLGLGVPSSVSMVAEHPGVPGRRRWLHVHPEWNLRNGSALQARLEKRSHACHSRRRVSVLCTREECGLRPTVGVYPHRNKRILGGRVSRRGAWPWQCSLQSGQSGHVCGCVLIDRRWALTVAHCFEGRESADLWKVVLGLNNLDHPGVHSQSRGVRSIIVHPRYNRAVVDYDISVVQLESEIEETPFVRPVCLPEPAKLPSPDSYCYISGWGHMGNRMPFKLQEGEVRIISLSQCQSYFDMKTITPRMLCAGYDAGTVDSCMGDSGGPLVCEEGNGRWTLFGLTSWGSVCFSKVLGPGVYSNVTHFTPWIQQQIYIHTYLTD